GCTGCGGGCGTATTCCCTGATTATGTttgcccccctttttctcccctAAACATTTCGGTTCGACGCTTATGCACGTCTGTTTCTCGTTGTCCAGGTACACAACAACTGCCATCACCACACGACATTTTATGTGACTCGAAATTTCCAGTTCTTTTTatctaattgaatttaatttttgtagaTGGTTGGCCACATGATGTACACGGGTCCAGGATCGTGGCGATTAGCCGTGGTGGTGACGGTCGTGATTGTCGTTGCGTCCGTCGTCTCTGGCCAGGAGGCGTATTTCAACGGGACGCAGGAGAGCGTCGTCACCAGCGTCACCTTCCCACCGACGTCTGCCCAGTTGTATCACCTGGGATTCAGTTTCCGAACTTGCGGATCGCCATCCACCGGCACCATTTTGTCCCAGGTGCGTTGAACTTTTGCCCGTTcgttttatttcccccctttggcGCTGTCGAGACGTTGTGGTCCACCGGCCATTATGTTCGTCGTCCTCTTCTTGTTGGCGTTTTTGCGGTCGCCCGTCGCCACAAACCCGAAACTGTACAGTCGATGGATCAATTGGAAGTAActgtcttctttttattccattcttttcttgaacgaaaaaaaaaaaaaaaaaaaaaacaggtaatGGGCAACGATCGGATGACGTTGTCTCTGCTGCCGGCCAATCAAGGCGGCCGACTGAGTCTGAGTCTCTCGGCCGACGCCAACGAGTTTACGACCGAGGCCGGATTCGACCTGGCCGACAACCGCTGGCACGACGTCGACCTCCGATTCCACGAGGATTTCCTGCAAATTCGACTGGACGGCGACTGGACGCCGGTGGTCAACGCCAGTTTCGTCCAGCGCTCGACCCTCTTCCGTCGCGACGATGCCGAGGCTAAAGCCATGACTGTCGGCTCCGGATTCACCGGATGTCTCCTGCAAGGACCCTCGTTCCCCCTGACGTCCATCGACCAACATTTGAGGGTCGCCTGTCCCATTCCACTAGGACACGACGGTTGGTCCTTTAATTtcttatcaaattttattcaatcGAATTCAAATTGCAATTGCGGATGGGATTGGCAGTTTGCAGCAACGCGACGACGGATCCTTGCTGGACTCGCCCGTGCCGCAATTTCGGCAAATGCTCGCCGTCCAGCGGCAACGACCAGGGATTCGAGTGCCGCTGCTCGTTGCGGTACATCGGCGACCGCTGCCAGCACGACCTGGGATCGCTCTGTCAGCGTCCGGAATTCTCGTGCCTCAACGGCGGATCGTGTCACGAGCATCCCACCGGAAACGGGACGTCGTGCATTTGCCCACCCAACTTTACCGGCTCGCTCTGCGAGAACGCCGTGGATCTGCCCAGGTGCTCCGGCGAGACCCAGTCGTGTCTCAACGGAGGGACCTGCTTCCAGCCAACCAACGGCGAGGTTCTCTGCCTCTGCCCGGCGGGATTCAGCGGCCCCAGGTGCTCAGAAAACACGGACGATTGTCTCAATCCGTCCGTGTGCCTCAACGGCGGCACTTGCCTGGACGGAATCAACAATTTCACCTGCACCTGCAACGGGTACCGGTTTTTCTGTTCGATTATTtccaaattatttcaaatcaaactttaactttttttcttggttttgtgtgtgtgtccaggTACCAGGGGGAGAGGTGCGAAACCAAGATCAATCACTGCCTGCTGGACACTTGCCAAAATGGCGGAACCTGTTTCGACCGATTTGGCAGTTACGTTTGCCAGTGCGCCGCCGGATTCAGCGGCAACGAATGCCAACTGGAAATGGCCTCCAGGGTAAGTTTCCAGTCTCATCATTTCATCATCGCCCAACGGAaaccaattgaatttgaaccaATTTTGAATGAACCAAGATGTTGGGAGACGATCCGGCCGTGCTGTCGGCCACCGTTTGCGAGCCGGACTCGTGCCTCAACGACGGaatctgcagcagcagcatccaaaCCGGAATCGAATGCCTGTGCCTTCCGGGTTTCAGCGGCCCGCGTTGCGAGACGGAAGTCAACGACTGCGCCAACGTCACGTGCCCAGCCCATTCGCGTTGCGTCGACACCCCTGGGCCGGACACGCACGAGTGCGTCTGTCTCGACGGATTCGCCGGAACTCCCTGCGTCAACATCGACGATTGCCTGTCGAATCCTTGCCGGAACAACGGGACCTGCGCCGACCTGGTCAACGGCTTCCAGTGCACGTGCGCCGGCACGGGATTTGGCGGATTGGATTGTGGTGAGGAGATCAACGAGTGCGAGGATCTCCGCCCTTGTCTCAACGGCGCCACGTGTGTCGACGGCCTGGCCAACTACACCTGCCTCTGCCCGTCCGGATTCGAAGGGCGGGACTGCCAGACGGACGTGGACGAATGTCAATTGCCGACGACGCTGTGCGGAATCCACTCGACGACCTGCACGGACCTGGTGGGCGACTACCGATGCGTCTGCGAGCCGGGCTGGACGGGCCGCCACTGTGACGTCGACATTGACGAGTGCGCCGACAGTCCGTGTCTCAACAACGGCACGTGCCTCAACCAACTGAACGCCTTCCAGTGCCAATGTCCCAACGGATTTTCGGGTACGACGATACACCCCCgcccgttttttatttttctaatccaATTTGGGCGAAATgattttctaataattttgtttttgtttcatttttcttttgaaggcGAACGTTGCGAGGTGAATCGGGACGACTGTCTGCCCGACTTGTGCCGCAATAACGGCACGTGCGTCGATCAGGTGGCCAATTACACTTGCGTCTGCCCGGCCGAGTTCATGGGCCGCCATTGTGAGGAAGAATTCGACGCCTGTGCCACTTTGCCGTGCCAAAATGGCGCCAGTTGCATCACCACTCGACCCCAACACAATTTCTACTGCGAATGCCTCCCAGGTATTTGAATGTTTCCCAGTGAATCGAATCAACCCAAACTTGAATGGAAtgtttaatcaaatttcaGGATTCGAGGGAATGTACTGCGAGAACAACATCGACGAGTGTTTCTCTGTCCAGTGCGTGGACGGGAAACAATGTTTCGATTTGGTCAACGGCTACGAGTGCCGCTGTCCGGTCGGATTCACCGGCCACCTCTGCACGGAGAACATCAACGACTGCGTGGCCAACCCGTGCCAGAACGGCGGCTCGTGCGTCGACGGCATCGGCAACTACACCTGTTCCTGCCCGCCCGGCTTCACTGGTCGCAACTGCTCCGAGGACATTGACGAGTGCGCCGTCCTCAAGCCTTGCGTCTACGGCATCTGTCAAAACACCATCGGTAGGATCTCATCTAATAtctaatttaattcaatttaattttcattttcactgggaaaataaaatcaggaTCGTACCAGTGCTATTGCCGGCCGGGCTTTTCGGGCGACAACTGCAACTTGGAGTTTGACGAGTGTCTGTCGCACCCGTGCCAGAACAACGGGACGTGCAATAATTTGATCAACGGCTACGAGTGCGTCTGCGCTCCTGGATTCACGGGCAAGGATTGCGACGTCAACATCAACGAGTGCGAGTCGAATCCGTGCCAAAACAACGGGACCTGCATCGACGGCATCGCCGCCTACAACTGCATCTGCCTGGCCGGATTCACTGGACCGCGCTGCGAGGTCAACATCGACGAGTGCCAGTCTAGCCCTTGCCTCAACGACGGACTCTGCCTGGACGGCGTCAACTCCTACGCCTGCGACTGCAACGACACGGGATTCCACGGACTCCATTGCGAGGTCAACGTCGACGACTGCCTCAGCGCCCCCTGCGTCCACGGTTCCCAGTGCGTCGACCTGGTCAAGGACTACCAGTGCCAATGCCACCCGGGCTACGAAGGCAAGAACTGCGAGCAGGACGTCAACGAGTGCGAGCCCGTCTCCCAGCCGTGCCGAAACGACGCCGAGTGCCTGGAACGCTCCAACCGAACTCTCTACGAGCCTGGCCAGGTCTTCTACAGTGAAACGGAGCCGTTCAGCTACAACATTTCAGGCGGGTACCTCTGCCGATGTCTGCCCGGCTTTGAAGGCGTCGACTGTCAGATCAACATCGACGAATGCGCCCTGGCCACGGCCGCTTCGCCCCGCGGCCAGTCACCCTGCAAGTTCGGCACCTGCCTGGACGGAATCAACAATTACACGTGCCAGTGTCTGCCCGGCTACGAGGGAGACGACTGCGAGCTGGAAATCGACGAGTGCGGCCGATACGAGCCGTGCCAGAACGGCGCCACCTGCTCGGACCGAGTGGCCGACTACCAGTGCCTCTGCCCGTCCAACTACGGCGGCAAGAACTGCTCGGTCGAGCTCCTGGGCTGCATCGACGTCTCGTGTCTCCACGGCGGCACCTGCGCTCCTTACCTCGAGGATGAAACGATCCACAAGTTCACGTGCCAGTGCCCGTTCGGCTTCCACGGCCAGCTCTGCCAGCACGCCACCACCATGTCCTTCAACGGATCCTCTTTCATGCCCGTCCAGACCAACCGCGAGGAAGGATACGATCTGAGCTTCCGCTTCCGCACCACGTTGCCCAAAGGACTCCTGGCCGTCGGACAGGGGCAGACCTACTACCGGCTGGAACTGCTCAACGGCCAGCTCAACCTTCACTCGAGTCTCCTCAACAAATGGGAGGGCGTCTTCCTGGGCTCGAATCTCAACGACGCCGAGTGGCAATCGGTCCGCGTCCGCTTCAATTTCACCCACCTGCACTTGGCCGTTAATCAATTGgtacgttttgtttttttttgctacttTGCGCATTTGAAATTGACTATTTTGGTTTCTACAGGAGGCCTTGTACCCCATCAATCCGGTGGAATCCATCAACTCGACGGAAACGAGTTTTGGGATGACGGTCCTGGGCGGCGCCACTTCGTTTCTGCGCATTTTGGCCCAGGGATTGCCATTCTTTATCGGCTGCATGGAGAATGTCGTCGTCAACGGCCAGTGGGTCATTCCCAGTCCCAGTCCGTCGGGCATCGAGCCCGGATCGACGGCCAACAGCCAGAACATGCTGCACTTGCCTGGAATGGGCGTCGAAATGGGCTGCCCGCGCACCGACCACTGCCGGCCCAACCCGTGCCAGAACGACGGGACCTGCAACGATTTGTGGACCTTTTTCAACTGCTCGTGTCAGCGGCCCTTCCTGGGAGACACTTGCCAGTTCAGCTACACGGCGGCCACTTTCGGCCACGAGAACGCCACGTCCAGTTTGGTCTCGGTGTCCATCACTCCGCAAGAGCGGCTGGCCCTGTCCAACTCGATGGACATTTCCCTTTTCGTCAGGACTCGCGAGCCCACCGGTCTCATCTTTTACCTGGGCACTCCACCGGCCGATTCCGGCGGGCCCAGTTACGTGGCCGCAGAGTTGCAGGGCGGCCGTTTGTTGGTCGTCGTCGACTTGGGAGACGGCGAATTGATTTTCCCAGCCGCCAGCTCACCGCCCATCAACGACGGCAACAGTCACCTCGTCcaggtaaaacattttaataatttgacatttcaaatcaaatggaaaatgaaattgaatcgaTTTGAATCCAAAAAAGGTTATCCGGGATCGACTTCAATTGCGAGTTAAAATCAACGGGACGGTGTACCTGAACGATTCGTTGACCTCCTTCCGGCCCCTTCAAGCCCAGGTTCTCTTCCTGGGCGGTCTGCCGCCCTCTGCCCGACTGAAGCGTCGCCAAACGACTTTGCCGACGTCGATCTCTTCTCAATTGGCGTcgggacagcagcagccgatcgGCATCTCGGTCcagctcaacaacaacaacaacgtgcTGGAGGGTCGCAACTTTAAAGGCATCTTACAAGACATCCAGGTATTGTCTCCGTTTCAACAATTAATCAATTTCGATGATAATCAACTAACGCAAACTGAAAACAAGCTGGATGAGGATGGATACAGGAAGGTTTGCTtcaaggtaaaacaaaacaaaacacattgGACGGCCATTGTAGTTTCGGTATCGTCGGTATTTCGCCCCCGCTAGCCTTCCAGTTCCAGAagcttgtttgtttcatttagTTAAACTCTGTTTAGTTTGTTACGTAGCTTTTAGCTTTTCTAGCTTAAACTGGGttgtgattttgattttaaaaattatttgtatgtTGAACGTTGATTAGATCAAGAGTGGCAACATAACGAGGATCGTGGAAATTTTCCCGCTGGAGGTGCCCAGTCGCAACGAATTACCCGACTCGCTGGGAACGGTGGAACGAACCGGCCAAGTCCTCCAGGGCGTTGTGTCCGACAACAATTGCCGTACGGATCCCTGTTTCAACGGTGGCAATTGCACCATCACCTGGAACGATTTCCAGTcagtatttttcatttttcatttttattggctTATCAATGTCCTTTAATCGGGATCGTTTTCTTCATAAAGGTGCATCTGCCCGCCGGGATTCAAAGGGAAAACGTGCGCCGAGCTGGAGTTTTGCGCCATTCATCAGTGCCCAGTTGGTGGCCAGTGCCATAACCTGAACGACGGCTACGAGTGTCTGTCTAGCGCCACCTTTAACGGAGTCAACAGCACCGTCGAGTACACGAGTCTCGGGATCGATGGATCGTCGACGGGACTCCACCAGACGGTCGAGTTCTCGTTCCGATCCAAACAAGGCGGAACCGTTTTGACGATCCAGAACGAGGCCAGCGCTCACGTCAGGTTCATGCGGCTGGACATTGAGGGTCGCGGCGTCGTCATCCGCTGGATCGCCAAGAGCGGACTGGTCGTCAACGAAAGTCTCTACGAACTGCCGGAGGCTCTGGACGGATCGTGGCATTCGGTTTCGCTTAATTTGCCCGGCAATTTCTCGCTGGCCGAATTGGTGGCGCCCGAAGGCCAAATTATCTTGGGCGGAAGTGGCGTGGAGACGGTGACTGTCCATTCTTTGGTGGAGAGGCAAGTGCCGGATGAAACGACCATCTTGCCCGACGAGCAGAACGAAGAAAACGCCGAACAACCGACGCCAACGGGACCGGCCGTTATGTTAATTCTCCCCGATTCGGTGCCTTATCGCGGCTGTTTGAACGAATTCCGCGTCGGCGGATTGCTGCTGCCCTTCTTCTCCACTTCGGACCTGTTGAGCGACCCATCGGCTCGCAAATTCCGGCCCATTAGCACTTCCCAGCTGGACAATTTGGAGCTCGAGTGTCGATTGTGCTACGACCACGAGTGCCAGAACGGCGCCAAATGTTTGGATCCGCTGGCCAATTACACGTGCGACTGCCTGGCCGGCTACCAAGGTGACCTCTGCCAGGTCAACATCGACGAGTGCGTCGACCACCTCTGCGTCAATGGCGACTGCCTGGACGGAGTGGCCAACTACACCTGCCAGTGTCGAGCTGGATGGACTGGATGGCTGTACGtcgatttctgtttttcttttacatccgaaattaaattttcattttgtgccTTTCAGGTGTGACGAGGACATCAACGAATGCGAGCCGGACCCGTGTCAGAACAACGGGACTTGCGACAATTTGATCGGCCGCTACTTTTGCAATTGCACCGAAGATTTCGTCGGCGTCGATTGCGAGAAGCCGCGGGTGGTCACTTGCGCCAACGAGCCGTGCCTCAACAGCGCCAACTGTACCGACCTGTTTGACCTGGTGACTCTGCTGGCCAACAACTACACTTGCCATTGCCCGTTCGGCTTTGACGGTGTAAACTGCGAGAATCCCATCAATTATTGCTCGGTCCTCGACCCGTGCCGCAACGGCGCCTTCTGCACTGGCGTCTCATTTGAACCCGTAAGtttattctttctattttaatttctgttaattgaaaattaaatgtaaatttatgCGCAGGGCTACATTTGCGAGTGCGACGAAGGATTCACTGGCGACAATTGCGAAATCGACATCAACGAATGCGCCCAGCGTCCGTGTCTGAACGGAGGGCGTTGCATCGACGGCGTCAACAATTTCACCTGCGACTGCACGTCGACCGGATACGAAGGATACCTCTGCGAAGTGGACGTGGATGAATGCCGTCGTGACGATCCCTGCGTCCGCGGACGCTGTCTCAACTCGCCGGGCAGTTACAGCTGCTTGTGCGAGAGCGAAGACGATTGCGGACGTCACTGCGACCGCAAGGATCCCTGCAGGATCGTCCCCTTGAATGCCAACGTAATTtcgaattaatatttttcccaTGACCgttaattcaacaattttaacTTTTGACTGGATGGACAGGAATCGGTTTGCTACAACGGAGCCAAATGCACGTCGTACTGTGACGACCTGGACAAGTTGACGAGTCTGCCCATCTACCGCTGCTCCTGTTCCGAGGGCTACGAAGGGTCTGACTGCTCCATGCAAAGCGTTTCCCAACTGGAACCCAATTTGAAGTTGGTGGCCATCATCGTGCCGATCGTGGCCGCTCTATTGCTGATCGCCCTCGTCGGTTTCGTCGTTTTCGTCATGATGGCCCGCAACAAACGGGCCACTCGAGGCACTTACAGTCCGTCCCGGCAGGAAATGTTTAGTCCGCGGGTCGAAATGGGACAAGTCATGAAACCGCCGCCAGAAGAGCGGctcatttaaaaacatttaccgaaaaaaaaaaaacaacaaaattgatCGGCAGATTgaccttatttttatttttactaaacaactcgattgaaaaatgaaggaaaggaaaagaaaatgtgtcagTGTGT
This window of the Daphnia pulex isolate KAP4 chromosome 5, ASM2113471v1 genome carries:
- the LOC124194283 gene encoding protein crumbs-like; its protein translation is MVGHMMYTGPGSWRLAVVVTVVIVVASVVSGQEAYFNGTQESVVTSVTFPPTSAQLYHLGFSFRTCGSPSTGTILSQVMGNDRMTLSLLPANQGGRLSLSLSADANEFTTEAGFDLADNRWHDVDLRFHEDFLQIRLDGDWTPVVNASFVQRSTLFRRDDAEAKAMTVGSGFTGCLLQGPSFPLTSIDQHLRVACPIPLGHDVCSNATTDPCWTRPCRNFGKCSPSSGNDQGFECRCSLRYIGDRCQHDLGSLCQRPEFSCLNGGSCHEHPTGNGTSCICPPNFTGSLCENAVDLPRCSGETQSCLNGGTCFQPTNGEVLCLCPAGFSGPRCSENTDDCLNPSVCLNGGTCLDGINNFTCTCNGYQGERCETKINHCLLDTCQNGGTCFDRFGSYVCQCAAGFSGNECQLEMASRMLGDDPAVLSATVCEPDSCLNDGICSSSIQTGIECLCLPGFSGPRCETEVNDCANVTCPAHSRCVDTPGPDTHECVCLDGFAGTPCVNIDDCLSNPCRNNGTCADLVNGFQCTCAGTGFGGLDCGEEINECEDLRPCLNGATCVDGLANYTCLCPSGFEGRDCQTDVDECQLPTTLCGIHSTTCTDLVGDYRCVCEPGWTGRHCDVDIDECADSPCLNNGTCLNQLNAFQCQCPNGFSGERCEVNRDDCLPDLCRNNGTCVDQVANYTCVCPAEFMGRHCEEEFDACATLPCQNGASCITTRPQHNFYCECLPGFEGMYCENNIDECFSVQCVDGKQCFDLVNGYECRCPVGFTGHLCTENINDCVANPCQNGGSCVDGIGNYTCSCPPGFTGRNCSEDIDECAVLKPCVYGICQNTIGSYQCYCRPGFSGDNCNLEFDECLSHPCQNNGTCNNLINGYECVCAPGFTGKDCDVNINECESNPCQNNGTCIDGIAAYNCICLAGFTGPRCEVNIDECQSSPCLNDGLCLDGVNSYACDCNDTGFHGLHCEVNVDDCLSAPCVHGSQCVDLVKDYQCQCHPGYEGKNCEQDVNECEPVSQPCRNDAECLERSNRTLYEPGQVFYSETEPFSYNISGGYLCRCLPGFEGVDCQINIDECALATAASPRGQSPCKFGTCLDGINNYTCQCLPGYEGDDCELEIDECGRYEPCQNGATCSDRVADYQCLCPSNYGGKNCSVELLGCIDVSCLHGGTCAPYLEDETIHKFTCQCPFGFHGQLCQHATTMSFNGSSFMPVQTNREEGYDLSFRFRTTLPKGLLAVGQGQTYYRLELLNGQLNLHSSLLNKWEGVFLGSNLNDAEWQSVRVRFNFTHLHLAVNQLEALYPINPVESINSTETSFGMTVLGGATSFLRILAQGLPFFIGCMENVVVNGQWVIPSPSPSGIEPGSTANSQNMLHLPGMGVEMGCPRTDHCRPNPCQNDGTCNDLWTFFNCSCQRPFLGDTCQFSYTAATFGHENATSSLVSVSITPQERLALSNSMDISLFVRTREPTGLIFYLGTPPADSGGPSYVAAELQGGRLLVVVDLGDGELIFPAASSPPINDGNSHLVQVIRDRLQLRVKINGTVYLNDSLTSFRPLQAQVLFLGGLPPSARLKRRQTTLPTSISSQLASGQQQPIGISVQLNNNNNVLEGRNFKGILQDIQIKSGNITRIVEIFPLEVPSRNELPDSLGTVERTGQVLQGVVSDNNCRTDPCFNGGNCTITWNDFQCICPPGFKGKTCAELEFCAIHQCPVGGQCHNLNDGYECLSSATFNGVNSTVEYTSLGIDGSSTGLHQTVEFSFRSKQGGTVLTIQNEASAHVRFMRLDIEGRGVVIRWIAKSGLVVNESLYELPEALDGSWHSVSLNLPGNFSLAELVAPEGQIILGGSGVETVTVHSLVERQVPDETTILPDEQNEENAEQPTPTGPAVMLILPDSVPYRGCLNEFRVGGLLLPFFSTSDLLSDPSARKFRPISTSQLDNLELECRLCYDHECQNGAKCLDPLANYTCDCLAGYQGDLCQVNIDECVDHLCVNGDCLDGVANYTCQCRAGWTGWLCDEDINECEPDPCQNNGTCDNLIGRYFCNCTEDFVGVDCEKPRVVTCANEPCLNSANCTDLFDLVTLLANNYTCHCPFGFDGVNCENPINYCSVLDPCRNGAFCTGVSFEPGYICECDEGFTGDNCEIDINECAQRPCLNGGRCIDGVNNFTCDCTSTGYEGYLCEVDVDECRRDDPCVRGRCLNSPGSYSCLCESEDDCGRHCDRKDPCRIVPLNANESVCYNGAKCTSYCDDLDKLTSLPIYRCSCSEGYEGSDCSMQSVSQLEPNLKLVAIIVPIVAALLLIALVGFVVFVMMARNKRATRGTYSPSRQEMFSPRVEMGQVMKPPPEERLI